A genomic window from Fusarium falciforme chromosome 2, complete sequence includes:
- a CDS encoding Spindle pole body component: MAEPDNLSTVFDVPDLWKRSKWHARLNDDLDGPNPFFSPSLKSHDLDSSLVQLSPIAVEKNGFFQLPSLQPEEAEPEVTTSSNDVPTPKETIHDAEPTDDLWMDIDEPEAKAAEHKTWDGFIAGGSTVGQPHMVTEAGAGVYDALLTWSMDPLELKNSDTPIIDAKAYFTSLLALALGQESVFFLRPDKGRSLAPALPSMRVSGYSRDVLEGLEKQCHKCGLMFLELQSFVQTTYSKRTNHCGVALAGALDQVLKDVQQHVAVSGQNPRSLLELQSTVKGLLAILAPFRRLTSKFRKGYTDEHVLSYVFHEAYSVDYGEEQLRGIMREVLQRVSQPWIEFLEEWIGTKREEGLPLTKANVGESKGFIKVDKEKYMDDFGQEVEDVDFRLDENKMPHFMPYDIAKSIFETGKNLRFIRTCHPEHPLATPNILEVTRPPKVGWLYDWDAIHELEARVNEYRANLFEAVQKARTHQASDQHKEQGLLKRYMLPLASGAELQYHGIEADQMEQRLLASIEQFNQPLPDHGAEDSLSQVVRQRLSGANRPPAQRPDFAPHWSLLPVLSFGGIASAQSYVVNQESLRLLFSNHDLRSHLKMHRDFHMFGNGLFVSRLSHALFDPELESAERQAGVARQGGVMGLRLGGRDTWPPASSELRLALMGVLAESFTSDNGFSKERLTSISRDSAELPGDLSFSVRDLSEEEIEKCMNPDSLEALDFLRLSYKAPGPLSSIITPVILTQYDRIFKFLLRILRMLYVINQLFRDVNSRTTHWYDPEDISYRFAREAHHFVSGITSFFFDSGIAIPWQAFETKLDKIESDLNNPDLSSTPETVESPDRLREFHSRVLDRIMLSLFLRKRQQPVLKLLDEIFVSLLAYSKFSRMKAMGIGPDTGPEETRDEVKRLYKNFKTKVQIFATVCRALTEKSRSTSNKVSDDLGLKQEGIGEDHMVAQLLMKLEMNDYYTKG, translated from the exons ATGGCTGAACCTGATAATCTATCAACTGTTTTTGATGTCCCCGACTTATGGAAGAGGTCAAAATGGCACGCGCGGCTAAACGACGATCTTGACGGACCGAATCCCTTCTTCTCACCCAGTCTCAAAAGTC ATGATCTAGACTCTAGTTTAGTGCAATTATCACCCATAGCCGTCGAGAAGAATGGTTTCTTCCAGCTACCGTCCCTACAGCCTGAAGAGGCTGAGCCCGAAGTCACCACATCCTCCAACGATGTCCCGACCCCCAAAGAGACCATCCATGATGCGGAGCCGACGGACGATTTATGGATGGATATCGACGAGCCGGAAGCAAAGGCTGCCGAGCACAAGACTTGGGACGGCTTTATCGCCGGTGGATCAACAGTTGGTCAACCACATATGGTAACCgaagctggtgctggtgtctACGATGCCCTCCTGACGTGGTCGATGGATCCTCTGGAGCTCAAGAACTCGGACACACCTATTATCGATGCCAAGGCCTACTTCACCTCGCTACTTGCTTTGGCACTTGGGCAAGAGTCAGTTTTCTTCCTCAGGCCAGACAAGGGACGGTCTTTGGCGCCAGCATTGCCCAGCATGCGTGTTTCGGGGTATTCGAGAGATGTCCTCGAAGGATTAGAGAAGCAGTGTCACAAATGTGGTTTGATGTTCTTGGAACTTCAATCCTTTGTCCAAACCACATATTCAAAGCGTACTAACCATTGTGGTGTTGCTTTGGCTGGTGCCCTTGACCAGGTCCTCAAGGATGTCCAGCAGCATGTGGCGGTATCTGGTCAGAATCCCCGATCACTTTTGGAACTGCAATCAACTGTCAAAGGGCTTTTGGCAATCTTGGCCCCCTTTCGCAGACTTACATCGAAATTTCGCAAGGGATACACGGATGAGCACGTCCTCTCTTACGTATTTCACGAAGCTTATTCGGTTGACTACGGCGAGGAGCAACTACGTGGGATCATGCGTGAGGTTCTACAACGAGTCTCACAGCCATGGATTGAGTTCCTAGAGGAATGGATCGGAACCAAGCGGGAAGAGGGCCTCCCACTAACAAAAGCCAACGTTGGTGAGAGCAAGGGATTCATCAAGGTCGACAAGGAGAAATATATGGATGACTTTGGTCAAGAGGTGGAAGATGTCGATTTCCGCTTGGATGAGAACAAGATGCCGCACTTTATGCCATATGACATTGCCAAGTCCATCTTTGAGACGGGCAAGAATCTGCGGTTCATTAGGACATGCCACCCAGAACACCCCTTGGCGACGCCGAATATCCTCGAGGTGACTCGACCTCCCAAGGTCGGCTGGCTTTACGATTGGGACGCTATCCACGAACTCGAGGCTCGGGTTAACGAGTACCGGGCCAATCTCTTTGAGGCGGTTCAAAAGGCCAGGACGCATCAAGCGTCAGACCAGCATAAGGAACAGGGTCTTCTAAAGCGTTACATGCTTCCGTTGGCTTCCGGAGCCGAATTGCAATACCATGGCATCGAGGCGGACCAAATGGAACAGCGACTCTTGGCGTCCATCGAGCAGTTCAACCAGCCTCTGCCTGATCATGGGGCCGAGGATTCTCTAAGCCAAGTTGTCCGTCAGAGACTCTCCGGGGCCAATCGACCTCCCGCCCAGCGCCCCGACTTTGCGCCTCACTGGTCACTGCTCCCAGTGTTGTCCTTCGGTGGTATTGCTTCAGCCCAATCCTATGTGGTCAACCAAGAGAGTCTGCGACTTCTGTTTAGTAACCATGACTTGCGCAGCCATCTCAAGATGCACCGCGACTTCCACATGTTTGGAAATGGATTATTCGTCAGTCGTTTATCACACGCCTTGTTCGACCCTGAGTTGGAGTCAGCTGAACGACAAGCTGGAGTCGCACGACAGGGTGGTGTCATGGGCCTTCGTCTTGGAGGTCGAGACACTTGGCCACCAGCGAGCTCTGAGCTGCGACTCGCGCTGATGGGCGTACTAGCCGAGAGTTTTACATCCGACAATGGATTTTCCAAGGAAAGATTGACCAGCATATCCAGGGACTCGGCCGAACTACCAGGAGACCTGAGCTTTAGTGTGCGAGATCTGTCGGaagaggagattgagaagtGCATGAATCCAGATTCTCTAGAGGCTCTCGACTTTCTCCGCTTATCCTACAAGGCACCAGGCCCCCTATCCAGCATCATCACGCCAGTCATCTTGACACAATATGATCGCATCTTCAAGTTTCTTTTGAGAATCCTGAGGATGCTGTACGTTATCAACCAGCTTTTCAGGGACGTCAACTCCAGAACGACCCATTGGTACGACCCCGAGGACATCTCGTATCGATTTGCTCGAGAGGCACACCACTTCGTGTCGGGCATCACTTCATTCTTTTTCGATTCGGGCATTGCTATCCCTTGGCAAGCGTTCGAAACCAAGCTGGATAAGATTGAGTCAGATCTGAACAATCCAGACCTCAGCAGCACCCCAGAAACGGTGGAGAGTCCTGATAGGCTTCGAGAATTTCATTCGCGAGTTCTAGACCGTATCATGCTTTCTCTTTTCCTCAGAAAGAGACAGCAGCCGGTTTTGAAGCTTCTCGATGAAATATTCGTCTCTCTACTGGCGTATTCCAAATTCTCTCGAATGAAAGCCATGGGGATAGGCCCAGACACAGGCCCTGAAGAAACACGAGACGAGGTCAAGCGGCTCTACAAGAACTTCAAGACAAAGGTTCAAATTTTCGCGACGGTCTGCCGAGCATTGACAGAAAAGAGTCGATCTACAAGCAACAAGGTGTCGGACGACCTGGGGCTGAAGCAGGAGGGCATTGGAGAAGATCACATGGTGGCCCAGCTTCTGATGAAACTGGAGATGAACGACTATTACACCAAGGGCTAG
- a CDS encoding DASH complex subunit ASK1, with amino-acid sequence MSRQSNAARNLSLTEELERLEQSITLTLQEIDHNFSKSHRIVTTSILPLVEQYGEHSRAVWEASKFWKQFFEASANVSLSGYEELANDDETTNVEESTAMREDTTADYTAQHDGDMTATTGAEHSTFHADDSLLDDAELSGSTPRPPASKTRTRFSDMQSPYETMKREMQDEEDETTVLQDNEDSTVLFAQHTARLPDMAMTPRNKFDDDHTIEQSAQANKDPLLHRLLDKNYRIQATPHKPAYRISPLKSNQPKKETPAWKDDSPGSSPEMAVPTLRSEAFMSPYKSNARQRLAAATQGPRTPGVSVQTPATARKTRDVFAEESTIASGKKKYEIDWESDEEDEDIDLYAGMSPPKTIQFALPPSKLLQTPAREASQRIVGDILLDAGVDPNSSEYSPTMVKMNEDILNDSF; translated from the exons ATGTCTCGACAAAGCAACGCAGCTCGTAATCTGTCTTTGACAGAAGAGCTTGAGAGGCTCGAACAATCCATCACCCTCACTCTTCAAG AAATCGATCACAACTTCAGCaaatcgcatcgcatcgtgACTACGAGCATCCTTCCCCTAGTCGAGCAGTATGGAGAACATTCGCGCGCCGTATGGGAGGCATCAAAG TTCTGGAAACAGTTCTTCGAGGCCTCGGCCAACGTATCCCTCTCCGGCTACGAAGAGCTTGCGAACGATGACGAGACGACCAACGTGGAAGAGAGCACGGCCATGAGGGAGGACACCACCGCAGACTACACTGCCCAGCATGATGGTGACATGACGGCCACGACCGGCGCCGAGCATTCCACCTTCCACGCCGACGACTCTCTCCTCGATGATGCCGAGCTCTCGGGCAGCACCCCCCGGCCACCAGCGTCCAAAACCCGGACGCGATTCTCCGATATGCAGTCGCCGTATGAAACCATGAAGCGAGAGAtgcaggatgaggaggatgagacaaCCGTGCTGCAAGATAACGAGGACTCGACCGTCCTATTCGCCCAGCACACCGCCAGACTTCcagacatggccatgacgCCACGGAACAAGTTTGACGACGATCATACAATCGAACAATCGGCGCAAGCGAACAAGGATCCCCTGCTCCAtcgcctcctcgacaagaacTACCGCATCCAGGCCACACCACACAAACCCGCCTATCGCATCTCCCCCCTCAAGAGCAACcagcccaagaaggagaccCCCGCGTGGAAGGACGACTCTCCCGGCTCGTCCCCCGAGATGGCAGTGCCCACCCTCCGCAGCGAGGCATTCATGTCGCCGTACAAGAGCAACGCCCGGCAGCGCCTCGCAGCAGCCACGCAGGGTCCCAGAACGCCTGGTGTCAGCGTGCAGACGCCGGCGACGGCGAGGAAGACGCGAGATGTATTTGCTGAGGAAAGTACTATTGCTAGTGGAAAGAAGAAGTATGAGATTGACTGGgagagcgacgaggaggacgaggatatTGATCTTTACGCTGGCATGAGTCCACCCAAGACGATCCAGTTTGCCCTGCCCCCATCTAAGCTTTTACAGACACCCG CACGAGAGGCCAGCCAGAGAATTGTTGGCGATATTCTCCTCGATGCCGGCGTTGATCCAAACTCATCCGAGTACAGCCCTACCATGGTCAAAATGAACGAGGATATTCTCAACGATAGCTTCTAA
- a CDS encoding Bms1-type G domain-containing protein — translation MEDQVHKPHRKSKDRKEKKQHTGERNPKAFAFSNPGKLQRQAARSQDIKEKRLHVPLVDRLPDEAPPRLVTIVGPPGVGKTTLLKSLVRRYAKETITDPQGPITVVTSKKQRLTFVECPNELEAMVDIAKVADIVLLMIDGNYGFEMETMEFLNILAATGMPGNVFGILTHLDLFRKPQALKDAKKRLKKRLWTELYQGAHLFYLSGVMNGRYPDREIHNLSRFLSVMKNPRPLIWRNSHPYTIIDSFRDITHPTKIEEDPKCDRSIVLSGYLRGTNFASHGQRVHVPGLGDFTVSNMEVLPDPCPTPAMEQALAKITGKTGRRRLDEKEKKLHAPMSDRSGLKIEGDAIWITREKGFTFDKDDENAERGEGEEMIVGLQAERKLLGQMEGGVQLFKGGGQVEAVPEEEDTGRKTQRKARFAERGESDDEENEDDEGFVSGDDEDDSDAEVEFNEGKLGKMFRKDADKNVDEDDLAFADSDSDLGSMSEAEEVDDDEEYDSDEEAAALRWKDNLTGNALKLHGKRRTYHTGDLARLMYDDSMTPEDALKRWRGDEDESEEENIEDDDDDDFFKKSKQEKEDSVEDRSIPLYDYEDLAAKWAEERNVEALRRKFTSAALAAGDDEDEDDDDDMEGEEDEDDEGDGVFEDLEAEEQDEEEQKPETADDIEAEREKNAKRKEELKMRFEEEDRDGFLNDKAKARKEGGDIQEFGEDEWYEAQKAMIQKQLDINKDEFSNLDERQRTAVEGYRAGKYAKIILENVPAEFVSMFDARRPIVVGGLSPTEDRFGFLQVRIKRHRWHKRILKSNDPLIFSLGWRRFQTMPIYSTTDSRTRNRMLKYTPEHMHCFGTIYGPLIAPNSGFVCFNSLSGSTAGFRIAATGTILSVDESTEIVKKLKLTGTPAKIYKNTAFIKDMFNSSLEIAKFEGASIKTVSGIRGQIKRALSKPEGHFRATFEDKILLSDIVFLRAWYPVKPHRFYNPVTNLIGWQPMRLTGEVRRAQGVATPQLKNSQYRSIERETRHFNPLRVPRALAAELPFKSQIVETKKQKRDTYMKKRAVIMAPGSEEKKARALMQQMLTIRNDAAAKRRAKKEENRAAFQKKLADNEEKKEAREKRETKEFWRKNGRKRAAGEDGGGGKRRK, via the exons ATGGAGGACCAAGTACATAAGCCGCATCGCAAGTCCAAGGAcaggaaggagaagaagcagcacACAGGAG AGCGCAATCCCAAGGCGTTCGCATTCTCCAACCCGGGCAAGCTTCAACGACAAGCAGCGAGATCGCAGGAT ATCAAGGAAAAGCGCCTCCATGTTCCCCTCGTCGACCGACTGCCCGATGAGGCCCCGCCTCGCCTCGTCACCATCGTCGGCCCTCCCGGCGTAGGCAAGACGACTCTCCTCAAGTCGCTTGTCCGACGATACGCCAAGGAGACGATAACCGACCCTCAGGGCCCCATTACCGTTGTCACGTCCAAGAAGCAGCGCCTGACGTTTGTCGAATGCCCCAACGAGCTCGAGGCTATGGTCGACATCGCCAAGGTGGCCGACATTGTCCTTCTTATGATTGACGGCAACTACGGCTTTGAGATGGAGACTATGGAGTTCCTCAACATCCTCGCCGCCACGGGCATGCCTGGAAATGTGTTTGGCATCCTGACCCATCTCGACCTGTTCCGAAAGCCCCAGGCGCtcaaggatgccaagaagaGGCTCAAGAAGAGACTGTGGACCGAGCTGTACCAAGGCGCGCATCTCTTCTATCTCTCTGGTGTTATGAATGGACGATACCCCGATCGCGAAATTCACAACCTGTCGCGTTTCCTTTCCGTCATGAAGAACCCTCGTCCGCTTATCTGGCGCAACTCGCACCCTTACACCATTATCGACAGTTTCCGAGATATCACGCATCCCACCAAGATCGAGGAAGATCCCAAGTGCGACCGATCGATTGTCTTGTCTGGGTATCTACGAGGCACAAATTTTGCGTCGCATGGACAGCGGGTACACGTTCCTGGCTTGGGTGACTTTACAGTCTCCAACATGGAGGTTCTGCCAGACCCCTGTCCAACTCCTGCTATGGAGCAGGCGCTCGCCAAGATTACTGGCAAGACGGGGCGACGAAGGCTggacgagaaggagaagaagctgcatGCGCCCATGTCGGATCGTAGCGGCTTGAAGATTGAGGGTGATGCCATCTGGATCACACGAGAGAAGGGCTTCACTTTTGACAAGGACGATGAAAACGCCGAGCGAGGAGAGGGTGAAGAGATGATTGTCGGTCTACAGGCTGAGCGAAAACTCTTGGGTCAGATGGAGGGTGGTGTACAGCTCTTCAAGGGCGGTGGCCAGGTTGAAGCAGTgcctgaagaggaggatacAGGACGTAAAACACAGCGCAAGGCTCGATTCGCAGAGCGCGGTGAGTcggatgacgaggagaatgaggacgacgagggctTCGTTAgcggcgacgatgaggatgactcGGATGCCGAGGTCGAGTTCAACGAAGGCAAGCTGGGCAAGATGTTCCGCAAGGACGCCGATAAGAAcgtcgatgaggatgatcttGCGTTTGCCGATAGCGACTCAGATCTTGGCTCAATGTCTGAAGCCGAGGAAgtggacgatgacgaggagtaCGACTCGGACGAAGAAGCCGCAGCCCTACGGTGGAAGGACAACCTAACAGGCAACGCCCTGAAGCTTCACGGCAAGCGACGCACATATCACACGGGCGACCTGGCCAGGCTCATGTACGACGACTCCATGACCCCCGAGGACGCACTGAAGCGGTGGAGaggtgacgaggacgagtcagaggaggagaacatcgaggatgatgacgatgatgatttCTTCAAGAAGTCAAAACAGGAAAAGGAGGACTCTGTTGAGGACAGGTCAATACCCCTTTACGACTACGAGGACCTCGCCGCAAAGTGGGCAGAGGAGAGAAACGTCGAGGCCCTGCGTCGCAAGTTCACATCAGCAGCCCTCGCCGCGGgagacgatgaggacgaagatgacgacgacgatatggagggcgaagaggacgaagatgacgaagGCGACGGCGTGtttgaggatctcgaggccgaagagcaagacgaggaggagcagaagccAGAAACGGCCGACGACATCGAAGCCGAGCGAGAAAAGAACGCCAAGCGaaaggaggagctcaagatgcggttcgaggaggaggaccgaGACGGCTTCCtcaacgacaaggccaaggcccgcAAGGAAGGCGGAGATATCCAGGAGTTTGGCGAGGACGAATGGTACGAGGCGCAAAAGGCAATGATCCAGAAGCAGCTCGACATCAACAAGGACGAGTTCTCCAACCTCGACGAGAGGCAGCGCACCGCCGTTGAGGGATACCGCGCCGGCAAGTACGCCAAGATCATCCTCGAGAACGTCCCCGCAGAGTTCGTCTCCATGTTTGACGCCCGCCGTCCTATCGTTGTTGGCGGTCTGTCTCCCACGGAGGACCGCTTTGGCTTCCTCCAGGTCCGCATCAAGAGGCACCGCTGGCACAAGCGTATCCTCAAGTCAAACGACCCCCTCATCTTCTCGCTCGGCTGGCGACGCTTCCAGACCATGCCCATCTACAGCACCACCGACTCGCGGACGCGAAACCGCATGCTCAAGTACACACCCGAGCACATGCACTGCTTCGGTACCATCTACGGGCCCCTGATCGCCCCCAATTCAGGCTTCGTCTGCTTCAACTCCCTCTCCGGGTCCACGGCCGGCTTCCGTATCGCAGCCACCGGTACTATCCTCAGCGTCGACGAGTCGACCGAGatcgtcaagaagctcaagctcacGGGTACACCCGCCAAGATCTACAAGAACACGGCCTTTATCAAGGACATGTTCAACTCGTCGCTCGAAATTGCCAAGTTTGAAGGCGCCTCCATCAAGACCGTATCAGGCATCCGTGGTCAGATCAAGCGCGCCCTGTCCAAGCCCGAGGGCCACTTCCGTGCCACCTTCGAGGACAAGATCCTCCTCAGCGACATCGTCTTCCTGCGCGCCTGGTACCCAGTCAAGCCGCACCGTTTCTACAACCCCGTCACCAACCTCATAGGCTGGCAGCCCATGCGCCTGACGGGCGAGGTCCGCCGCGCCCAGGGCGTCGCCACCCCTCAGCTCAAGAACAGCCAGTACCGGTCCATCGAGCGTGAGACCCGTCACTTCAACCCTCTGCGCGTGCCCCGAGCCCTAGCTGCCGAGCTGCCCTTCAAGTCCCAGATcgtcgagaccaagaagcagaagcgcGACACCTACATGAAGAAGCGCGCCGTCATCATGGCCCCCGGctccgaggagaagaaggcccgcGCCCTCATGCAGCAGATGCTCACCATCCGCAAcgacgccgccgccaagcgccgcgccaagaaggaggagaaccgCGCTGCcttccagaagaagctggccgacaacgaggagaagaaggaggcccgCGAAAAGCGCGAGACCAAGGAGTTCTGGCGCAAGAATGGCCGAAAGCGTGCTGCCGGCGAAGACGGAGGAGGTGGCAAGCGAAGGAAGTAG
- a CDS encoding Reticulon-like protein — translation MDPSSIVRSAGWHKESNGKRSLMPHSPVLSCAHQNISILSRITSYPRNTRPSTVFLRLVQLAPTVLLSERNSFQTPSSPRQLVEMADSAPAVNGGSLLEATKSNAAAAYQSVTNGPVAQNVYDHTQKASNELSNLAAARRTPSTPAATGQPLTHYHSFFSELLSWNNPRASGIAYVTTVSLIFAARYLDVLRWAFKVSWMVLGVTILAEVVGKIVLNNGLATQVRPRRYYTVPRETLDHMIGDAHELVNFFVIEAQRIIFAENVFASAAAFVAAFISYYLVKLVPYWGLAVIGTTVVFFVPLIYTTNQELIDEQLHHASELINSQTAQVRDVASKQMEQVSAIGKQYAGDYSGKVHDLLRGNHGSRQKIEKPTKAAAPVAKEPEFPSPPTEDPVKSEAAPQIPTPAALKEEISEPTAIDAEAPEVPSEPVVANKEPMIAS, via the exons ATGGATCCAAGCTCCATCGTCCGAAGCGCAGGATGGCACAAAGAAAGTAACGGAAAACGGTCTTTGATGCCC CATTCTCCTGTTCTCAGCTGCGCTCATCAG AAcatctccatcctctccCGAATCACCTCCTATCCACGCAACACGCGCCCGTCCACAGTCTTCCTTCGCCTAGTCCAACTCGCCCCGACGGTACTGCTCAGCGAGCGCAACAGCTTCCAGACGCCCTCATCTCCTCGCCAGCTCGTCGAAATGGCTGATTCCGCCCCGGCCGTCAACGGCGGCTCTCTTCTCGAGGCCACCAAATCCA ACGCCGCTGCTGCGTACCAGTCTGTTACCAACG GCCCCGTTGCGCAGAACGTCTACGACCACACTCAGAAGGCTTCCAACGAGCTCTCCAACCTCGCTGCTGCTCGACGCACTCCCTCGACTCCCGCTGCCACTGGCCAGCCTCTCACTCACTACCACTCCTTTTTCTCTGAGCTCCTGTCTTGGAACAACCCTC GAGCTTCCGGTATTGCCTACGTGACCACCGTCTCCCTTATTTTTGCTGCCCGATACTTGGATGTCCTCCGATGGGCTTTCAAGGTTTCGTGGATGGTCCTTGGTGTGACCATCCTCGCCGAGGTTGTTGGCAAGATCGTACTCAACAATGGCCTGGCTACTCAGGTTCGCCCTCGTCGATACTACACCGTTCCCCGTGAGACTCTCGACCATATGATTGGAGATGCCCACGAGCTCGTCAACTTCTTTGTTATTGAGGCCCAGCGAATCATCTTTGCTGAGAATGTctttgcttctgctgct GCCTTTGTCGCTGCCTTCATTTCCTATTACCTTGTCAAGCTCGTTCCCTACTGGGGCCTTGCTGTTATTGGCACCACTGTCGTTTTCTTTGTTCCCCTGATTTACACCACCAACCAGGAGCTGATTGATGAGCAACTCCACCACGCCTCGGAGCTCATCAACTCGCAGACCGCTCAGGTCCGAGATGTTGCCTCGAAGCAGATGGAGCAGGTTTCGGCCATTGGCAAGCAGTACGCTGGCGACTACAGCGGCAAGGTCCATGACCTCCTCCGAGGTAACCATGGTTCGCGCCAGAAGATTGAGAAGCCCACCAAGGCCGCTGCCCCTGTCGCCAAGGAGCCCGAgttcccctctcctcctaCTGAGGACCCCGTCAAGTCGGAGGCGGCTCCCCAGATTCCCACCCCCGCAGCTCTCAAAGAGGAGATCTCCGAGCCTACTGCTATCGATGCTGAAGCTCCCGAGGTTCCCAGCGAGCCTGTTGTCGCCAACAAGGAGCCCATGATCGCTTCCTAA